From the Diospyros lotus cultivar Yz01 chromosome 13, ASM1463336v1, whole genome shotgun sequence genome, one window contains:
- the LOC127788318 gene encoding mogroside IE synthase-like isoform X1, translating to MGRETHILVLPLPVQGHINPMLQFSKHLASKGVKVSFITTTSVRKTIHLQPSSSVAIESISDGSDDGKQAEGLEAYFRRFQDVVSQTLAEFIVQKQKADDPPPPKLLVYDSVLPWALEVAKGLGLGGASFFTQSCAVNAIYYHLNRGHFEVPLGGSTMLSLPEMPLLGIDDLPSSICDVGAYPALLRLMADKFSNFRDADWLLFNTFDKLEEQQMVKWMMASQWPIKTIGPSIPSMGYDDQDYGLSLFSPSAEAACINWLDSKPTASVVYASFGSLACLSEAQMEELAWGLHNATAAAHFRFHFLWVVRASEEAKLPANFVDETSEIGLIVNWSPQLRVLAHPAVGCFMTHCGWNSTLEALALGVPMVAMPQWSDQATNAKYIADVWRVGLRLGADDKGVITRQEIGVRIKEVMEGERGIELRKNAMRWRELAREAVQEEGSSDSNIEEFVSGL from the exons atggggaggGAAACTCACATTCTGGTGTTGCCTTTACCGGTCCAAGGTCACATAAATCCTATGCTGCAATTCTCCAAACACCTGGCGAGCAAAGGCGTCAAGGTCAGCTTCATAACCACCACCTCCGTTCGCAAAACCATCCACCTCCAACCCTCTTCCTCCGTCGCCATCGAGAGCATTTCCGACGGCTCCGACGACGGAAAACAAGCCGAAGGCCTCGAGGCTTACTTCCGGCGCTTCCAAGACGTGGTGTCGCAGACCTTGGCCGAATTCATCGTACAAAAACAGAAGGCCGATGATCCTCCTCCCCCGAAGCTCCTGGTGTACGACTCGGTATTGCCGTGGGCTCTGGAGGTGGCGAAGGGGCTAGGGCTGGGCGGAGCTTCGTTCTTCACGCAGTCCTGCGCCGTGAACGCGATCTATTACCATTTGAATCGAGGCCATTTTGAGGTCCCTCTGGGAGGCTCGACGATGCTGTCGCTGCCGGAAATGCCGTTGCTGGGGATCGACGATCTGCCGTCGTCCATCTGTGACGTTGGAGCATACCCAGCTTTGCTGAGGCTGATGGCCGATAAGTTCTCAAATTTTCGTGACGCAGATTGGCTGCTGTTTAACACCTTTGACAAATTGGAGGAACAG CAGATGGTGAAGTGGATGATGGCAAGCCAATGGCCGATCAAGACGATAGGACCCTCTATTCCATCCATGGGCTATGACGACCAAGACTACGGCCTCAGCCTCTTCAGCCCCAGCGCCGAAGCCGCCTGCATCAACTGGCTCGACTCCAAGCCCACAGCCTCTGTCGTCTACGCATCCTTCGGCAGCCTGGCCTGCTTAAGTGAAGCCCAGATGGAGGAACTGGCATGGGGCCTCCACAATGCCACCGCGGCCGCCCACTTCCGCTTCCACTTCTTGTGGGTGGTCAGGGCTTCCGAAGAGGCCAAGCTCCCGGCAAACTTCGTCGACGAGACGTCGGAGATAGGGCTGATCGTGAACTGGAGCCCTCAGCTTCGGGTGTTGGCTCACCCGGCTGTCGGCTGCTTCATGACTCACTGTGGCTGGAACTCCACGCTCGAGGCGCTGGCGCTGGGGGTCCCGATGGTGGCGATGCCGCAGTGGAGCGACCAAGCGACGAATGCCAAGTATATTGCAGATGTGTGGCGAGTAGGGTTGAGACTGGGTGCTGATGACAAGGGAGTTATTACCAGGCAGGAGATTGGGGTGAGGATAAAAGAGGTGATGGAGGGAGAACGGGGAATTGAGCTGAGGAAGAACGCAATGAGGTGGAGGGAATTGGCTAGAGAGGCCGTACAGGAAGAGGGAAGCTCTGATAGCAACATTGAGGAATTTGTTTCAGGACTCTAG
- the LOC127788318 gene encoding mogroside IE synthase-like isoform X2, whose product MGRETHILVLPLPVQGHINPMLQFSKHLASKGVKVSFITTTSVRKTIHLQPSSSVAIESISDGSDDGKQAEGLEAYFRRFQDVVSQTLAEFIVQKQKADDPPPPKLLVYDSVLPWALEVAKGLGLGGASFFTQSCAVNAIYYHLNRGHFEVPLGGSTMLSLPEMPLLGIDDLPSSICDVGAYPALLRLMADKFSNFRDADWLLFNTFDKLEEQMVKWMMASQWPIKTIGPSIPSMGYDDQDYGLSLFSPSAEAACINWLDSKPTASVVYASFGSLACLSEAQMEELAWGLHNATAAAHFRFHFLWVVRASEEAKLPANFVDETSEIGLIVNWSPQLRVLAHPAVGCFMTHCGWNSTLEALALGVPMVAMPQWSDQATNAKYIADVWRVGLRLGADDKGVITRQEIGVRIKEVMEGERGIELRKNAMRWRELAREAVQEEGSSDSNIEEFVSGL is encoded by the exons atggggaggGAAACTCACATTCTGGTGTTGCCTTTACCGGTCCAAGGTCACATAAATCCTATGCTGCAATTCTCCAAACACCTGGCGAGCAAAGGCGTCAAGGTCAGCTTCATAACCACCACCTCCGTTCGCAAAACCATCCACCTCCAACCCTCTTCCTCCGTCGCCATCGAGAGCATTTCCGACGGCTCCGACGACGGAAAACAAGCCGAAGGCCTCGAGGCTTACTTCCGGCGCTTCCAAGACGTGGTGTCGCAGACCTTGGCCGAATTCATCGTACAAAAACAGAAGGCCGATGATCCTCCTCCCCCGAAGCTCCTGGTGTACGACTCGGTATTGCCGTGGGCTCTGGAGGTGGCGAAGGGGCTAGGGCTGGGCGGAGCTTCGTTCTTCACGCAGTCCTGCGCCGTGAACGCGATCTATTACCATTTGAATCGAGGCCATTTTGAGGTCCCTCTGGGAGGCTCGACGATGCTGTCGCTGCCGGAAATGCCGTTGCTGGGGATCGACGATCTGCCGTCGTCCATCTGTGACGTTGGAGCATACCCAGCTTTGCTGAGGCTGATGGCCGATAAGTTCTCAAATTTTCGTGACGCAGATTGGCTGCTGTTTAACACCTTTGACAAATTGGAGGAACAG ATGGTGAAGTGGATGATGGCAAGCCAATGGCCGATCAAGACGATAGGACCCTCTATTCCATCCATGGGCTATGACGACCAAGACTACGGCCTCAGCCTCTTCAGCCCCAGCGCCGAAGCCGCCTGCATCAACTGGCTCGACTCCAAGCCCACAGCCTCTGTCGTCTACGCATCCTTCGGCAGCCTGGCCTGCTTAAGTGAAGCCCAGATGGAGGAACTGGCATGGGGCCTCCACAATGCCACCGCGGCCGCCCACTTCCGCTTCCACTTCTTGTGGGTGGTCAGGGCTTCCGAAGAGGCCAAGCTCCCGGCAAACTTCGTCGACGAGACGTCGGAGATAGGGCTGATCGTGAACTGGAGCCCTCAGCTTCGGGTGTTGGCTCACCCGGCTGTCGGCTGCTTCATGACTCACTGTGGCTGGAACTCCACGCTCGAGGCGCTGGCGCTGGGGGTCCCGATGGTGGCGATGCCGCAGTGGAGCGACCAAGCGACGAATGCCAAGTATATTGCAGATGTGTGGCGAGTAGGGTTGAGACTGGGTGCTGATGACAAGGGAGTTATTACCAGGCAGGAGATTGGGGTGAGGATAAAAGAGGTGATGGAGGGAGAACGGGGAATTGAGCTGAGGAAGAACGCAATGAGGTGGAGGGAATTGGCTAGAGAGGCCGTACAGGAAGAGGGAAGCTCTGATAGCAACATTGAGGAATTTGTTTCAGGACTCTAG
- the LOC127788317 gene encoding mogroside IE synthase-like isoform X2, which produces MPFLHSHKPLCCNSIGCGERVREEMGRETHILVLPFPLQGHINPMLQFSKHLASKGLKVSFITTTSVRNTIHLQLPSSVAIQYISDGYDDEKQAESLDDYLRRFQDVVSKTLADFIVQKQKADDPPKLLVYDSVMPWALEVAKGLGLGGASFFTQSCAVNAIYYHLNRGHFEVPLGGPAMLSLPEMPLLGIDDLPSFICDDGAYPALLRLVANMFSNFRDADWLLFNTFDKLEEQMVKWMMASQWPIKTIGPSIPSMGYDDQDYGLSLFSPSAEAACINWLDSKPTASVVYASFGSLACLSEAQMEELAWGLHNATAAAHFRFHFLWVVRASEEAKLPANFVDETSEIGLIVNWSPQLRVLAHPAVGCFMTHCGWNSTLEALALGVPMVAMPQWSDQATNAKYIADVWRVGLRLGADDKGVITRQEIGVRIKEVMEGERGIELRKNAMRWRELAREAVQEEGSSDSNIEEFVSGL; this is translated from the exons ATGCCATTCCTTCATTCACATAAACCCCTATGCTGCAATTCGATTGGTTGCggtgagagagtgagagaggagATGGGGAGGGAAACTCACATTCTGGTGTTGCCTTTCCCGCTCCAAGGTCACATAAACCCTATGCTGCAATTCTCCAAACACCTCGCCAGCAAAGGCCTCAAGGTCAGCTTCATAACCACCACCTCCGTTCGCAATACCATCCACCTCCAACTCCCTTCCTCCGTCGCCATCCAGTACATTTCCGACGGCTACGACGACGAAAAACAAGCCGAAAGCCTCGACGATTACCTCCGGCGTTTCCAAGACGTGGTGTCGAAGACCTTGGCCGACTTCATCGTACAAAAACAGAAGGCCGATGATCCCCCGAAGCTCCTGGTGTACGACTCGGTCATGCCGTGGGCTCTGGAGGTGGCTAAGGGGCTAGGGCTGGGCGGAGCTTCGTTCTTCACGCAGTCCTGCGCCGTGAACGCGATCTATTACCATTTGAATCGAGGCCATTTTGAGGTCCCTCTGGGAGGCCCGGCGATGCTGTCGCTGCCGGAAATGCCGTTGCTGGGGATCGACGATCTGCCGTCGTTCATCTGTGACGATGGAGCCTACCCGGCTTTGCTGAGGCTGGTGGCCAATATGTTCTCAAATTTTCGTGACGCGGATTGGCTGCTGTTTAACACCTTTGACAAATTGGAGGAACAG ATGGTGAAGTGGATGATGGCAAGCCAATGGCCGATCAAGACGATAGGACCCTCTATTCCATCCATGGGCTATGACGACCAAGACTACGGCCTCAGCCTCTTCAGCCCCAGCGCCGAAGCCGCCTGCATCAACTGGCTCGACTCCAAGCCCACAGCCTCTGTCGTCTACGCATCCTTCGGCAGCCTGGCCTGCTTAAGTGAAGCCCAGATGGAGGAACTGGCATGGGGCCTCCACAATGCCACCGCGGCCGCCCACTTCCGCTTCCACTTCTTGTGGGTGGTCAGGGCTTCCGAAGAGGCCAAGCTCCCGGCAAACTTCGTCGACGAGACGTCGGAGATAGGGCTGATCGTGAACTGGAGCCCTCAGCTTCGGGTGTTGGCTCACCCGGCTGTCGGCTGCTTCATGACTCACTGTGGCTGGAACTCCACGCTCGAGGCGCTGGCGCTGGGGGTCCCGATGGTGGCGATGCCGCAGTGGAGCGACCAAGCGACGAATGCCAAGTATATTGCAGATGTGTGGCGAGTAGGGTTGAGACTGGGTGCTGATGACAAGGGAGTTATTACCAGGCAGGAGATTGGGGTGAGGATAAAAGAGGTGATGGAGGGAGAACGGGGAATTGAGCTGAGGAAGAACGCAATGAGGTGGAGGGAATTGGCTAGAGAGGCCGTACAGGAAGAGGGAAGCTCTGATAGCAACATTGAGGAATTTGTTTCAGGACTCTAG
- the LOC127788317 gene encoding mogroside IE synthase-like isoform X1 produces the protein MPFLHSHKPLCCNSIGCGERVREEMGRETHILVLPFPLQGHINPMLQFSKHLASKGLKVSFITTTSVRNTIHLQLPSSVAIQYISDGYDDEKQAESLDDYLRRFQDVVSKTLADFIVQKQKADDPPKLLVYDSVMPWALEVAKGLGLGGASFFTQSCAVNAIYYHLNRGHFEVPLGGPAMLSLPEMPLLGIDDLPSFICDDGAYPALLRLVANMFSNFRDADWLLFNTFDKLEEQQMVKWMMASQWPIKTIGPSIPSMGYDDQDYGLSLFSPSAEAACINWLDSKPTASVVYASFGSLACLSEAQMEELAWGLHNATAAAHFRFHFLWVVRASEEAKLPANFVDETSEIGLIVNWSPQLRVLAHPAVGCFMTHCGWNSTLEALALGVPMVAMPQWSDQATNAKYIADVWRVGLRLGADDKGVITRQEIGVRIKEVMEGERGIELRKNAMRWRELAREAVQEEGSSDSNIEEFVSGL, from the exons ATGCCATTCCTTCATTCACATAAACCCCTATGCTGCAATTCGATTGGTTGCggtgagagagtgagagaggagATGGGGAGGGAAACTCACATTCTGGTGTTGCCTTTCCCGCTCCAAGGTCACATAAACCCTATGCTGCAATTCTCCAAACACCTCGCCAGCAAAGGCCTCAAGGTCAGCTTCATAACCACCACCTCCGTTCGCAATACCATCCACCTCCAACTCCCTTCCTCCGTCGCCATCCAGTACATTTCCGACGGCTACGACGACGAAAAACAAGCCGAAAGCCTCGACGATTACCTCCGGCGTTTCCAAGACGTGGTGTCGAAGACCTTGGCCGACTTCATCGTACAAAAACAGAAGGCCGATGATCCCCCGAAGCTCCTGGTGTACGACTCGGTCATGCCGTGGGCTCTGGAGGTGGCTAAGGGGCTAGGGCTGGGCGGAGCTTCGTTCTTCACGCAGTCCTGCGCCGTGAACGCGATCTATTACCATTTGAATCGAGGCCATTTTGAGGTCCCTCTGGGAGGCCCGGCGATGCTGTCGCTGCCGGAAATGCCGTTGCTGGGGATCGACGATCTGCCGTCGTTCATCTGTGACGATGGAGCCTACCCGGCTTTGCTGAGGCTGGTGGCCAATATGTTCTCAAATTTTCGTGACGCGGATTGGCTGCTGTTTAACACCTTTGACAAATTGGAGGAACAG CAGATGGTGAAGTGGATGATGGCAAGCCAATGGCCGATCAAGACGATAGGACCCTCTATTCCATCCATGGGCTATGACGACCAAGACTACGGCCTCAGCCTCTTCAGCCCCAGCGCCGAAGCCGCCTGCATCAACTGGCTCGACTCCAAGCCCACAGCCTCTGTCGTCTACGCATCCTTCGGCAGCCTGGCCTGCTTAAGTGAAGCCCAGATGGAGGAACTGGCATGGGGCCTCCACAATGCCACCGCGGCCGCCCACTTCCGCTTCCACTTCTTGTGGGTGGTCAGGGCTTCCGAAGAGGCCAAGCTCCCGGCAAACTTCGTCGACGAGACGTCGGAGATAGGGCTGATCGTGAACTGGAGCCCTCAGCTTCGGGTGTTGGCTCACCCGGCTGTCGGCTGCTTCATGACTCACTGTGGCTGGAACTCCACGCTCGAGGCGCTGGCGCTGGGGGTCCCGATGGTGGCGATGCCGCAGTGGAGCGACCAAGCGACGAATGCCAAGTATATTGCAGATGTGTGGCGAGTAGGGTTGAGACTGGGTGCTGATGACAAGGGAGTTATTACCAGGCAGGAGATTGGGGTGAGGATAAAAGAGGTGATGGAGGGAGAACGGGGAATTGAGCTGAGGAAGAACGCAATGAGGTGGAGGGAATTGGCTAGAGAGGCCGTACAGGAAGAGGGAAGCTCTGATAGCAACATTGAGGAATTTGTTTCAGGACTCTAG